The sequence CGGGCAAAAAGTTATAAGTATAGATACCTATGCCGAACGAGAACAGCACCGCTATAATAAATGCCCTTTGCGCCGCCACAGGTTTCAATACAGGTTTAAGTGCATATCGGGTCACGAACAGCACCAACACCAGCGCCAGCAGCACCATATCTTTACTGAACGATTGCCATGGCGTAAGCGGGATGGCATCGCCAAAGCAGCCGCAGGTTTGCACCACTTTAAAAAAGGCCGAGTAAAAGGTAAGGAAGCCGAAGAAGATGATGAGCAGCAGCAATCCCCAGGTAACGGTTACTGCCCGCCAGCCGATCAGCAGCGCGAAGCCTAATATCATTTCCAGCGCGCATAAAAATATGGCGAAGCCCAAAGCATAATTGCTAAGGAACAGCATATGGAACACCTCGAAATACTCTTCCAGCTTGTACGAAAAGCCCAGTGGATCGTTGGCCTTTATCAGGCCCGAGAAGATGAACAGCAGGCCTACCGCTACGCGGCAAAACCAAACCAGGGCTGGCGGGAATATCGTATTTTGTTTTTTCATATGTATGGTATTCTTTCCTTTCATTAGTTCCCTCCCTTGGGAGGGCTGCGTTGCTCGTGTTGTGGCAGGGAGGGGTTTATACGTTGTGGCAAAACCCCTCCTTACACCCTCCCTGTGGGAGGGAATCGCGCAAGCCCGGCGCTTTTAACTCAATTTTATCAACGCAAAAACCGCGTAGTTCAGCATATCCTGGTAGTTGGCCTTTACGCCTTCCGATGCCAGGGTCTCGCCCTTATTATCTTCAATTTGTTTAACGCGCAGCAGCTTCATCAGTATCAGGTCGGTTAACGAACTGATACGCATATCGCGCCAGGCCTCGCCATAATCATGGTTTTTGGCGAACATCAGTTCTTTGGTCTCCAGTACTTTGGCATCAAAATGCTTTTCTACATGCTCGGGCGTAAGCTCATAAGGTGTTTCGGGCGTACT comes from Mucilaginibacter mali and encodes:
- a CDS encoding DUF1599 domain-containing protein, coding for MKKTRDYGTAWRILRPESITDQIFIKAQRIRTLEEKKVSKVGDDVIGEYIGIINYCVIAMMQLESTPETPYELTPEHVEKHFDAKVLETKELMFAKNHDYGEAWRDMRISSLTDLILMKLLRVKQIEDNKGETLASEGVKANYQDMLNYAVFALIKLS